One Blastocatellia bacterium genomic window, ACGAGCTTGCGCTCGGCGTAGAGCTTCAACAGCTCTTCGGCCATGTCGCGCATGGCGCGCTTGGCCCGCGCCTTGGTCTTCTGCCAGCTCAAGCCGCCGAGCCGGTCGAGCGGCGGCTTGGCGCCTTCGCCGCCTGAAAAGCGCTGCACCAGATCGAGCCGCTCGACGGGAACATAGAGCTTGGCGCCTTCGGCAAAGGTCAGCAGCATGAACTCGCGCACGTCAGCCTGAGCGCGCTCGATGCCGGCGGCGACGTTGCCGGTGGCGGCGCCGGCGGTCGTCAATTGCTTGAGCCCCTGGAACTGGCCGATGCCGTGATCGATGTGAACGACGTAATCGCCGACCTTCAAGTCGCCGAGGTCGGAAAGAAACGCCGCCGCCTTGCGCTGCTTGCGCGCCCGTTTGGGCTGCGTGCGCGCCAGCGGCGTGCGCTCGGTTTCGCCGAAGACATCGCTCTCGGTCAGCACTTCGAGAAACGCCGCCGGCAGCGTGAAGCCGTTGGTCAGCTTGCCGACGGTCGCAATGCGGGTCGCGGTGAGCGCCGCGCCCGGCTCGCGCTCGCGGCGGTTGAGCGACGCGAGCAACTCCGCGGTGATCTCGTATTCGCCGAGCATTTCGCGTGTGCGCTCGGCAAGTCCCAAACTCGGCATGACAAACAGCGTCGTGCGCCCCGTGGTGTCGTTCTCAAGATCGCGCGCCAGTTCATGCACGCGGCCGTGATAACGGCGCGGCGCTTGCGAAAGGATGGTGATGTCGGGCGTCTGGTCGTTGACCGAAAAGAGAAACAGGCTTGCCGTGCGCTTGCGGCTCGCCGCAAAGCTCTCTTCAAGCTGCGCGCTCGCCGCTGTCGGCTCGTCCGTCTGGCGAATGATGGCCGGCGCGTCGTTGATCGTCAGCGCGTCGATGCGAAAGCGCTCGTCGGTCGCCGCCGCGGCGCGGCCGAGTAAGCGCATCTCGATGCGCGTCGCTTGATCGAAGCGTGCGCGCAGCTCTTCGCCGGTCAAAAAGAGCTTGGCCGGCTCTAAGGCCAACTCGCCGGCATCGTCGGCCTGCGCGAAACGCTCGTCGAGATAACCGAGCAGCTCCGAAGCGCGCTTGTCGATCTCTGCCGGCTCGTCAATCACCAGCACCGCGTCTTTGATGTAATCAAACACCGAGCTGGTCATCGGGCGTGTGAGCGGCAACAGGTACTCCCAGCCGGGGAAGGCTTCGCCGCGCGCCGCGAACCCCAGCCGCGCCCGCAAGTCGCGGCGAAAGCGGTCGCCCTCCCAGTGGCGTTCGGCTTCATCGGCCCACTGCATAAACTCTTGGCGGCGCACCGCCAGCTCGCGCATCGGCACGATGAGCGTTTCCGCCACTCGGCCTACGGAGCGTTGCGAGTCGGCGTCGAACTCGCGGATCGAATCAACCGTGTCGCCGAAAAACTCGATGCGGTGCGGCGCGTCGTGCGCCGGCGAAAAGAGATCGAGGATGCCGCCGCGCAGACTGAACTCGCCGACCGCGCCGACCGGTTCCTGGCGCACATAGCCGCTGGCGATCAGCAGATCAACGATCAGCTCGGGCGGCATGTCTTCGCCGACGCGCAAGCTGATGCTTGAGGCTTTCAGCAAGTCGGGCGAGATGGTGCGCTCGGCGAGCGCGCCGACTGAGGTGAGCAGGATGCGCGCTTCGCCGCGGGTGGCGCGGTAGAGCGCCAGGGCGCGCTGTTCCAAAACTTCGGCGTGCGGCGAGGTGCCATTATAGGGATCGGTTTCGCTGCCGGGGATCGTCAGCACCGCCGTCTCGCACGAGTTCACGCCATTGAGCGCGCAATAAAAGAATTCGATGTCGGCTTGAAACTCTTCGACTTCGCGGTTCGAGCGCGTCACATAAACCAGGCGTCGCGCCGTCAGCCGTTCGAGCGCCGCAAGCACCAGCGCGCGGGCGCTGCCCGTCAGTCCCGAAACCACGACGCTCGGGCGACCGGCGCGGATTTCGCGCACCACCTCATTCAACTCGCCTGAAGCGAGCAGCGAGCCGAACAGCTCGACGTAATAAGTTTCGGGCGGGACGTTGATAGCCATAATGTGAAGGTTGATTGTAGCAAGCGGCGAATCAGTGAGGCAAAAGCGGGCGGCGAATCCGCTTTTGCCAGAGCGCCGGCGGCGATATGATCATGGCAGCGGACTATTGATCGAGGTAGAGCATGTTATTTCTCTGGACAGCGCTGGCGGCTATTTTTCTTCTCGTCCTCAATATCGTCTTTATCAAGTATTTTTATTGGGGGCCGGGCGGCAAGCCGCCGTCGCGTGAAGACGAGTCAAAAAAGACAGCCGCGCCGCCGCCTACACGGCCCAAATGGTAAAGCCGGATTGATGATGCTGAAACCGGCCAGGCGGCGACCGTCAAGATAACGGCCCTGTGCGTTGACGCGCGCGGGCGAGTTTGTTATGACTTGCTGACAGCTTCACCAGCAGAGGAGAAAAGCGATGAAAAATCTGAGCGACCGCGTCGCCATCATCGGCATGGGCTGCACAAAATTCGGCGAGCATTGGGACAAGAGCGAAGAAGACTTAATCGTCGAAGCGGCTTATGAAGCCTTCGCGGATGCCGGCGTCGAACCTTCGCAGATCGAAGCCGGCTGGGTCGGCACGCTGACTTCGGGCATATCGGGCCAGGCGCTCTCAAGGCCGCTAAAGCTGCAATACATCCCGGTCACGCGCGTCGAGAATATGTGCGCGACGGGGCAGGACGCGCTGCGTAACGCGGCGTTTGCGGTCGCCGCCGGCGCTTACGACGTGGCGCTCGTCGTCGGCTTCGAGAAGCTCAAAGACAGCGGCTACTCAGGGCTGCCCGGCGCGGCTTCGACCGTCATCGGCGCGGGCAACACCGCACCGGGAGCCTTCGCATTAGCCGCCAACCGTTACTTTCATCGCTATGGCGCGGACAAAGAAGACCTGGCGCGAATTTCGGTGAAGAACCATTACAACGGCGCGCGCAATCGCAAGGCGCATTTTCAAAAAGAGATCACCCTTGAGCAAGCCATGAAAGCGCCGATGATTGCTTCTCCGCTCGGCCTGCTCGACTGCTGCCCGACGACCGATGGCGCGGCAGCCGCCGTCATCACGCGCACAGAGCTGGCGCCGCAGTTCACCAAAGATTTTGTGACGATCAAAGCCATGGGGCTGGCGGTCGGGCCGGGCACAGGAAGAGTGGACACCGATTTTGACTTCACGAGCTTTCCCGAAACCCGCATGGCGGCCAAACAGGTTTACGATCAGCTCGGCATCCGCGACCCGCGCAAAGAGATCAGCATGGCCGAAGTCCACGACTGCTTCTCGATCACCGAGATGATCATCTATGAAGACCTCGGCTTCAGCGAGCCCGGCAAAGCCAAAGACGACATCAAGGCGGGCGCCTTCAGTTTGCAAGGCGATCTGCCGGTGAACACCGATGGCGGCTTGAAGTCGTTTGGCCATCCCATTGGCGCCAGCGGCTTGCGCATGCTCTACGAGATTTATCATCAACTCCTCGGGCGCGCCGGCGAGCGGCAAGTGAAAGACATGAAGGTCGGGCTGGCGCACAACCTCGGCGGCAATCCCGGCTCGTTCACCTGCTCGATCATCGCGCTCGGAAATGCATAAAGAAGAAGTCAGGAGTCAGGAGTCAGAAGTCAGAATAAGCGCAGGCCGGTGTGCGCCGACTTTCTTCTTCATTCTGACTTCTGACTCCTGACTCCTGACTCCTGATTCCCTATGGCCTACCTGCTGAACGACGAAGAACAACTGATGCTGGCGACCGTGCGGCGCTTTCTTGAGCGCGAGGTCGCGCCGGTCGCAAGCGAGCTTGAGCATCGCAACGAATACCCGACTGCCATCGTCGAGCGCATGAAAGAGCTCAACCTCTTCGCCGCCAACGTGCCGGAAGCCTATGGCGGGCTGGAGCTGAGCTACACCGTCTTTGCCATGATCTTTGAAGAGATTTCGCGCATCTGGATGGGGCTGGCGGGGATACTCGGCACGCATACGGTATTGTGCGACGTGCTGGCGCGGTTCGGCACCGCCGAGCAGAAGCAGCAGTACCTGCCGGTGATGGCGCGCGGCGACAAGCGCGGCGCCATCTGTCTGTCAGAGCCGCACGCCGGCACCGACCTGCAAGCCATCAAGACGACCGCCGAGCGTCGCGGCGATGACTATGTCATCAACGGCTCGAAGATGTGGATCACCAATGCGCGCCGCGCCGAGCTGTT contains:
- the mfd gene encoding transcription-repair coupling factor, producing the protein MAINVPPETYYVELFGSLLASGELNEVVREIRAGRPSVVVSGLTGSARALVLAALERLTARRLVYVTRSNREVEEFQADIEFFYCALNGVNSCETAVLTIPGSETDPYNGTSPHAEVLEQRALALYRATRGEARILLTSVGALAERTISPDLLKASSISLRVGEDMPPELIVDLLIASGYVRQEPVGAVGEFSLRGGILDLFSPAHDAPHRIEFFGDTVDSIREFDADSQRSVGRVAETLIVPMRELAVRRQEFMQWADEAERHWEGDRFRRDLRARLGFAARGEAFPGWEYLLPLTRPMTSSVFDYIKDAVLVIDEPAEIDKRASELLGYLDERFAQADDAGELALEPAKLFLTGEELRARFDQATRIEMRLLGRAAAATDERFRIDALTINDAPAIIRQTDEPTAASAQLEESFAASRKRTASLFLFSVNDQTPDITILSQAPRRYHGRVHELARDLENDTTGRTTLFVMPSLGLAERTREMLGEYEITAELLASLNRREREPGAALTATRIATVGKLTNGFTLPAAFLEVLTESDVFGETERTPLARTQPKRARKQRKAAAFLSDLGDLKVGDYVVHIDHGIGQFQGLKQLTTAGAATGNVAAGIERAQADVREFMLLTFAEGAKLYVPVERLDLVQRFSGGEGAKPPLDRLGGLSWQKTKARAKRAMRDMAEELLKLYAERKLVVGHAYGTDTPWQAEFEDAFEYQLTPDQEAAIEDVKAGMQDPQPMDRLIVGDVGYGKTEVAMRAAFKAVMEGKQVAVLAPTTVLVFQHFKTFQKRFAAFPLRIEMLSRFRSTKEQKEIVKQLEAGALDVVIGTHRLLSKDIRFKDLGLLIVDEEQRFGVAHKERIKQMRKKVDVLAMSATPIPRTLNMSLAGLRDMSVIETPPRDRLAIQTQVVQFSEAVIRSAIELELQRGGQVFLVHNRVETIFTIAELIARLVPEARIGVGHGQMDERALEDVLMKFIRHELDVLVATTIIENGIDIPLANTIVINRADQYGLSQLYQLRGRVGRSNRRAYAYLMIPSEESLTEIARRRLAAIREFSDLGAGFRIAALDLELRGAGNLLGGQQSGHIDAIGFDLYTQMLERTVRELKGEPIEDEVSAAINLGIDIRIPEDYIYDMSQRLRTYKRISSAESETELADIHAETADRYGPIPETVENLFEYSRLRREASRLGVLSVDREGDRLAVKFSEGARIDPDKLIALVSAGAASFTPSGVLRVQIAAADDATIFAEVRALLDRLR
- a CDS encoding acetyl-CoA acetyltransferase, with the protein product MKNLSDRVAIIGMGCTKFGEHWDKSEEDLIVEAAYEAFADAGVEPSQIEAGWVGTLTSGISGQALSRPLKLQYIPVTRVENMCATGQDALRNAAFAVAAGAYDVALVVGFEKLKDSGYSGLPGAASTVIGAGNTAPGAFALAANRYFHRYGADKEDLARISVKNHYNGARNRKAHFQKEITLEQAMKAPMIASPLGLLDCCPTTDGAAAAVITRTELAPQFTKDFVTIKAMGLAVGPGTGRVDTDFDFTSFPETRMAAKQVYDQLGIRDPRKEISMAEVHDCFSITEMIIYEDLGFSEPGKAKDDIKAGAFSLQGDLPVNTDGGLKSFGHPIGASGLRMLYEIYHQLLGRAGERQVKDMKVGLAHNLGGNPGSFTCSIIALGNA